A section of the Rhizobium sp. Pop5 genome encodes:
- the gcvP gene encoding aminomethyl-transferring glycine dehydrogenase, which translates to MTTPTEFQFTDYQPYDFANRRHIGPSPTEMTDMLKVIGYKSLDGLIDATLPPAIRQKAPLAWGAPMTEREALDKLRETANKNKVLVSLIGQGYYGTITPPVIQRNILENPAWYTAYTPYQPEISQGRLEALLNYQTMICDLTGLDVANASLLDEATAAAEGMAIAERVAKSKAKAFFVDADCHPQSIALIRTRAEPLGWSVIVGNPFTDLDPVDVFGAIFQYPGTHGHVHDFTGLIARLHQAGAISVVAADILALTLLKSPGEMGADIAIGSSQRFGVPVGYGGPHAAYMAVKDAYKRSMPGRLVGVSVDARGNRAYRLSLQTREQHIRREKATSNICTAQVLLAVMASMYAVFHGPNGIKAIAQQVHQKAVLMAKGLEKLGYKVEPESFFDTITVDVGHMQGLILRAAVAEGVNLRKVGETKISMSLDERTRPATLEAVWRAFGGNFAVANFEPSYRLPKGLLRTSDYLSHPIFHMNRAESEMTRYIRRLSDRDLALDRSMIPLGSCTMKLNATAEMLPITWPEFSDIHPFVPSDQALGYREMIDDLTAKLCAVTGYDAFSMQPNSGAQGEYAGLLTIRNYHIANGQGHRDVCLIPTSAHGTNPASAQMVGMKVVVVKVRENGDIDLDDFRAKTEEHAANLSCCMITYPSTHGVFEETVKEICDLVHANGGQVYLDGANMNAMVGLSRPGDIGSDVSHLNLHKTFCIPHGGGGPGMGPIGVKAHLAPHLPGHPETDGRPGAVSAAAFGSASILPISWSYCLMMGGEGLTQATKVAILNANYIAARLKGAYDVLYKSKTGRVAHECIIDTRPLVDSAGVTVDDVAKRLIDCGFHAPTMSWPVAGTLMIEPTESETKAELDRFCDAMLAIREEARAIEEGRMDKLDNPLKNAPHTVEDLVGEWNRPYSREQACFPPGAFRVDKYWSPVNRVDNVYGDRNLICTCPPVESYAEAAE; encoded by the coding sequence ATCGGCCCTTCGCCGACTGAGATGACCGATATGCTGAAGGTGATCGGCTATAAGAGCCTCGACGGGCTGATCGACGCGACGCTGCCGCCCGCCATCCGCCAGAAGGCGCCGCTCGCCTGGGGCGCACCGATGACCGAGCGCGAGGCGCTCGACAAGCTGCGCGAGACAGCCAACAAGAACAAAGTGCTGGTCTCCCTGATCGGCCAAGGTTACTACGGCACGATCACGCCGCCTGTGATCCAGCGCAACATCCTGGAAAACCCCGCCTGGTATACGGCCTATACGCCGTATCAGCCGGAGATCAGCCAGGGCCGTCTCGAGGCGCTGCTGAACTACCAGACGATGATCTGTGACCTCACGGGACTCGACGTCGCCAACGCCTCACTGCTCGACGAGGCGACCGCCGCCGCCGAAGGCATGGCGATCGCCGAGCGCGTCGCCAAGTCGAAGGCCAAGGCCTTCTTCGTTGATGCCGACTGCCATCCGCAGAGCATCGCCCTCATCCGCACCCGCGCCGAGCCCCTCGGCTGGAGCGTCATCGTCGGCAATCCCTTTACCGATCTCGATCCGGTCGACGTCTTCGGCGCGATCTTCCAGTATCCCGGTACGCACGGTCACGTGCATGATTTCACCGGCCTGATCGCGCGCCTGCACCAGGCCGGCGCCATATCGGTCGTCGCCGCCGACATCCTGGCGCTGACGCTGCTGAAGTCACCGGGCGAAATGGGCGCCGATATCGCCATCGGCTCGTCGCAGCGTTTCGGCGTTCCCGTTGGCTACGGCGGCCCGCACGCGGCCTATATGGCTGTCAAGGACGCCTACAAGCGCTCCATGCCCGGGCGCCTCGTCGGCGTTTCCGTCGATGCCCGCGGCAACCGCGCCTACCGCCTGTCGCTGCAGACGCGCGAACAGCACATCCGCCGCGAAAAGGCGACGTCGAACATCTGCACCGCCCAGGTGCTGCTCGCCGTCATGGCCTCGATGTATGCCGTCTTCCATGGCCCGAACGGCATCAAGGCAATTGCCCAGCAGGTCCACCAGAAAGCCGTGCTAATGGCCAAGGGCCTGGAAAAGCTTGGCTATAAGGTTGAACCGGAGAGCTTCTTCGACACGATCACCGTCGATGTCGGCCATATGCAGGGTCTCATCCTGCGCGCCGCCGTCGCCGAAGGCGTCAATCTGCGCAAGGTCGGCGAAACGAAGATCAGCATGTCGCTCGATGAGCGCACGCGCCCCGCAACGCTGGAAGCCGTCTGGCGCGCCTTCGGCGGCAATTTCGCCGTCGCCAACTTCGAGCCGTCCTATCGGTTGCCGAAGGGTCTCCTGCGCACCAGCGACTACCTCTCGCATCCGATCTTCCACATGAACCGCGCCGAAAGCGAGATGACGCGGTACATCCGCCGGCTCTCCGACCGCGATCTCGCGCTCGACCGCTCGATGATTCCGCTCGGCTCCTGCACGATGAAGCTCAATGCGACGGCGGAAATGCTGCCGATCACATGGCCGGAATTTTCGGATATCCATCCCTTCGTACCATCAGACCAGGCGCTCGGTTATCGCGAGATGATCGACGATCTGACGGCGAAGCTCTGCGCCGTCACCGGCTATGATGCTTTCTCCATGCAGCCGAATTCCGGCGCGCAGGGTGAATATGCAGGCCTGCTGACGATCCGCAATTACCACATTGCGAACGGCCAGGGTCACCGCGACGTTTGCCTGATCCCGACCTCGGCGCACGGCACCAATCCGGCTTCGGCCCAGATGGTCGGCATGAAGGTCGTGGTCGTGAAGGTGCGCGAGAATGGCGACATCGATCTCGACGATTTCCGCGCCAAGACTGAGGAGCATGCGGCAAACCTCTCCTGCTGCATGATCACCTACCCCTCAACACACGGCGTGTTCGAGGAAACCGTCAAGGAAATCTGCGATCTCGTCCATGCCAATGGTGGACAGGTCTATCTTGACGGCGCCAACATGAACGCCATGGTGGGCCTGTCCCGCCCCGGTGACATCGGCTCCGACGTTTCCCACCTCAACCTGCACAAGACCTTCTGCATTCCGCATGGCGGCGGCGGCCCCGGCATGGGCCCGATCGGCGTCAAGGCGCATCTGGCGCCCCACTTGCCCGGCCATCCCGAGACGGACGGCCGTCCGGGCGCGGTGTCAGCCGCCGCCTTCGGCTCGGCTTCGATCCTGCCGATCTCCTGGAGCTACTGCCTGATGATGGGCGGCGAAGGCCTGACGCAGGCGACCAAGGTGGCGATCCTCAATGCCAACTATATCGCCGCCCGGCTGAAGGGCGCCTATGACGTGCTCTATAAGTCGAAGACCGGCCGTGTGGCGCATGAATGCATCATCGACACGCGCCCGCTGGTCGACAGCGCCGGCGTCACCGTCGACGACGTCGCCAAGCGGCTGATCGACTGCGGTTTCCACGCGCCGACCATGAGCTGGCCGGTCGCCGGCACGCTGATGATCGAGCCGACGGAGAGCGAGACCAAGGCGGAACTCGATCGTTTCTGCGATGCGATGCTGGCGATCCGCGAAGAAGCCCGCGCCATCGAAGAGGGCCGCATGGACAAGCTCGACAATCCGCTGAAGAACGCACCGCACACGGTGGAAGACCTCGTCGGCGAATGGAACCGGCCCTACAGCCGGGAGCAGGCCTGCTTCCCGCCCGGTGCCTTCCGCGTTGACAAATACTGGTCCCCGGTCAACCGCGTCGACAACGTCTACGGCGACCGCAACCTCATCTGCACCTGCCCGCCGGTCGAAAGCTATGCGGAGGCCGCGGAGTAA
- a CDS encoding GH25 family lysozyme, which translates to MRPSAVPAILLAALILSGCSTSSGAEDVLTPVASSETTNAISKPNGPIPAAAVGGPAPQASPPQQAPSWTGPVPEPQALVPADRPVGMPMPTERPVAMLMPDAPDVDPDADTKSPTRSRIYSHRFRDAKPINFGRTSPRKLAVHGVDVSRWQGEIDWETLRKQGANFVYIKATDGGDHLDPMFKKNWGRAKEAGMKHGAYHFFYWCRTAGEQADWFIRNVPKEANALPPVIDVEWNGESSCKQRISRARVLEKMQVFLDKVERHYGQRPIIYTAPDFYRDNLKGELLNYPFWLRSVAAHPSKVYPGRKWLFWQYSGSGLSDGVDGKIDLNVFNGNESDWHDWVATR; encoded by the coding sequence ATGCGTCCATCGGCTGTGCCAGCAATTCTCCTCGCCGCCCTGATTCTGTCGGGATGCTCCACAAGCTCCGGCGCCGAAGATGTGCTCACCCCTGTAGCGTCGTCGGAAACCACCAATGCCATCAGCAAGCCGAACGGCCCGATACCAGCGGCAGCCGTGGGCGGGCCTGCGCCGCAGGCAAGCCCGCCGCAGCAGGCGCCGAGCTGGACAGGGCCGGTTCCGGAGCCGCAAGCGCTTGTGCCCGCGGACAGGCCGGTTGGAATGCCGATGCCGACGGAACGGCCGGTTGCGATGCTGATGCCCGATGCCCCGGATGTCGATCCCGATGCGGACACGAAATCGCCGACACGCTCACGAATCTACAGCCACCGTTTCCGCGATGCAAAGCCGATCAACTTCGGCAGGACTTCACCGAGAAAGCTTGCCGTGCATGGCGTCGACGTGTCGCGCTGGCAGGGCGAGATCGACTGGGAGACGCTGCGAAAGCAGGGTGCGAACTTCGTCTACATCAAGGCGACCGACGGCGGTGACCACCTCGACCCGATGTTCAAGAAGAACTGGGGCCGCGCCAAGGAAGCCGGCATGAAGCACGGCGCCTATCACTTCTTCTACTGGTGCCGGACCGCCGGCGAACAGGCCGATTGGTTCATTCGCAATGTTCCCAAGGAAGCCAACGCGCTTCCGCCCGTCATCGACGTCGAATGGAACGGCGAATCGAGCTGCAAGCAAAGGATCTCCCGCGCACGCGTTCTCGAGAAGATGCAGGTATTCCTGGACAAGGTGGAGCGCCATTACGGCCAACGCCCGATCATCTACACCGCTCCGGATTTCTACCGCGACAATCTGAAGGGCGAACTGCTCAATTATCCCTTCTGGCTGCGCTCGGTCGCTGCCCACCCTTCCAAGGTCTATCCGGGCCGCAAATGGCTCTTCTGGCAGTATTCCGGCTCCGGCCTCTCCGACGGCGTCGACGGCAAGATCGATCTCAATGTGTTCAACGGCAATGAAAGCGACTGGCACGACTGGGTGGCCACGCGATAG
- a CDS encoding flagellar basal body rod protein FlgC, which translates to MSISGITSTALSGMRAQSTRIGAIANNVANISTPGYARLNTSLTSTEPTGVQAIVEPTASDVDPTTELTDMTEAEQSYQANAAVFETGADMWEMLMSIKRD; encoded by the coding sequence ATGAGTATATCGGGCATTACCAGCACGGCGCTTTCGGGAATGCGAGCACAGAGCACGCGGATCGGTGCGATTGCCAATAACGTCGCAAACATCAGCACGCCAGGCTATGCGAGGCTGAACACCAGCCTCACATCAACAGAGCCGACCGGCGTTCAGGCCATCGTCGAGCCGACGGCATCGGATGTCGATCCCACCACCGAGCTGACCGACATGACAGAAGCCGAGCAGAGCTATCAGGCGAACGCCGCAGTCTTCGAGACCGGCGCCGATATGTGGGAAATGCTCATGAGCATCAAGCGCGACTGA
- the sufA gene encoding Fe-S cluster assembly scaffold SufA, translated as MGFAVMSMTDGAAARVKAIVENSGPGAKGVRVGIKKGGCAGMEYTIDLVTEPNAKDDLIERDGAKVWVEPSAVLYLLGTEMGFEQTTLRSGFTFTNPNQTSACGCGESVELKPADLAALAAQRQSEPVHS; from the coding sequence ATGGGCTTTGCAGTGATGAGCATGACGGACGGCGCTGCGGCGCGCGTCAAGGCGATCGTCGAGAATTCGGGGCCTGGAGCCAAGGGTGTGCGCGTCGGCATCAAGAAGGGCGGTTGCGCCGGGATGGAATATACCATCGACCTGGTGACCGAGCCCAATGCCAAGGACGATCTGATCGAGCGCGACGGCGCGAAAGTCTGGGTCGAACCCTCAGCCGTGCTCTATCTGCTTGGAACCGAAATGGGTTTCGAGCAGACGACACTGCGCTCCGGCTTCACCTTTACCAATCCGAACCAGACATCGGCTTGCGGTTGCGGCGAATCGGTCGAGCTGAAACCCGCCGATCTCGCGGCCCTTGCCGCACAGCGCCAAAGCGAGCCGGTACATTCCTAG
- a CDS encoding SUF system Fe-S cluster assembly protein — protein MSLDDSEQKIDVREGIVHSSIPADELARLSDDVISALKTVYDPEIPADIFELGLVYKIDIEDDRMVKIMMTLTAPGCPVAGEMPGWVENAVGAVEGVSGVEVAMTFDPPWTPDRMSEEAQVAVGWY, from the coding sequence ATGAGCCTGGACGACAGCGAACAAAAGATCGACGTGCGCGAAGGCATCGTGCATTCCAGCATCCCGGCCGATGAGCTGGCGCGGCTCAGCGACGACGTCATCAGCGCGTTGAAAACCGTCTACGATCCGGAAATTCCGGCCGACATCTTCGAGCTGGGTCTGGTCTACAAGATCGACATCGAAGACGACCGGATGGTGAAGATCATGATGACATTGACCGCGCCCGGCTGCCCGGTCGCCGGCGAGATGCCCGGCTGGGTCGAAAACGCAGTCGGTGCCGTCGAAGGCGTATCGGGCGTCGAGGTTGCCATGACCTTCGATCCGCCATGGACGCCGGACCGCATGTCCGAAGAAGCGCAGGTCGCCGTCGGCTGGTATTGA
- a CDS encoding cysteine desulfurase, which produces MDKTTAATQYDVEAIRRDFPILGEKVYGKPLVYLDNGASAQKPQVVIDAISHAYSHEYANVHRGLHYLSNAATDAYEAAREKVRRFLNAPSVNDIVFTKNSTEAINTVAYGWGMPKIGEGDEVVLTIMEHHSNIVPWHFIRERQGAKLVWVPVDDEGAFHVEDFEKSLTERTKLVAITHMSNALGTIVPVKEVCRIARERGIPVLIDGSQGAVHLPVDVQDIDCDWYVMTGHKLYGPSGIGVLYGKKERLQEMRPFQGGGEMIFEVAEDVVTYNDPPHRFEAGTPPIVQAIGLGYALDYMEKIGREAIARHEADLAAYAAERLRSVNSLRMFGTAPDKGSIFSFELAGIHAHDVSMVIDRQGVAVRAGTHCAMPLLKRFGVTSTCRASFGMYNTRAEVDALADALEYARKFFA; this is translated from the coding sequence ATGGACAAGACAACAGCGGCCACGCAATACGACGTCGAAGCCATCCGCCGGGATTTTCCAATCCTCGGCGAGAAGGTGTATGGCAAGCCGCTGGTCTATCTCGACAACGGCGCATCAGCTCAAAAGCCGCAGGTGGTGATCGACGCCATCTCGCATGCCTATAGCCACGAATACGCCAATGTGCATCGCGGCCTGCACTATCTGTCCAATGCCGCGACGGACGCATACGAGGCGGCGCGCGAGAAGGTTCGCCGCTTTCTCAATGCTCCTTCTGTGAACGACATCGTCTTCACCAAGAATTCGACGGAAGCGATCAACACGGTCGCCTATGGCTGGGGCATGCCTAAGATCGGCGAGGGCGACGAGGTCGTTCTGACGATCATGGAGCACCACTCCAACATCGTGCCTTGGCACTTCATCCGCGAGCGGCAGGGCGCGAAGCTCGTCTGGGTACCGGTCGATGACGAAGGTGCTTTCCATGTCGAGGATTTCGAGAAGAGCCTGACGGAGCGCACCAAGCTCGTCGCCATCACCCATATGTCGAATGCGCTCGGCACGATCGTTCCCGTCAAGGAAGTCTGCCGCATCGCTCGTGAACGCGGCATTCCGGTTCTGATCGACGGCAGCCAGGGTGCAGTACACCTGCCCGTCGACGTGCAGGACATCGATTGCGACTGGTATGTGATGACCGGCCACAAGCTCTACGGCCCGTCGGGCATCGGCGTGCTTTACGGCAAGAAGGAGCGGCTGCAGGAGATGCGCCCGTTCCAGGGTGGCGGCGAGATGATCTTCGAAGTCGCCGAAGATGTTGTCACCTATAATGATCCACCGCATCGCTTCGAGGCCGGCACGCCGCCGATCGTGCAGGCGATCGGGCTTGGTTACGCCCTCGACTATATGGAAAAGATCGGCCGTGAGGCGATCGCCCGCCATGAGGCCGATCTGGCTGCCTATGCAGCCGAGCGTCTCAGATCGGTCAATTCGCTGCGGATGTTCGGGACGGCGCCCGACAAAGGGAGCATCTTCTCCTTCGAACTCGCCGGCATCCATGCCCACGACGTCTCGATGGTGATCGACCGGCAGGGTGTTGCGGTGCGCGCCGGCACGCATTGCGCCATGCCGCTCTTGAAACGCTTCGGCGTGACATCCACATGCCGTGCATCCTTCGGGATGTATAATACCCGCGCCGAGGTGGATGCCCTGGCCGATGCGCTTGAATATGCGCGCAAGTTCTTTGCTTGA
- the sufD gene encoding Fe-S cluster assembly protein SufD, translating to MNMQTTSRLTAAEAALIEAFNQQIGELPGNGAVTALRDRLLDDLKKAGLPTRRIEAWHYTDLKNLLRTVPPQAGDAGSEALEPLVTGSSVLAVIQGHSSQKAAADGLGISAYSEHLINGSTADGLDALGSDDAIGRINGSFVRDGYVVDVPAETVLEEPLEIQFIHAGGQIHTRLPVSFGPGVKATVIERHRAVTGDAAFVSHVSDITVGEGTELTWIILQQQGAEDTHLGQIRVDLGADAKLRLFVINAGGKMVRQELHIKVTGEGADLTLRGINLLGAESHTDVTMVLGHDVPHTGSTEVIRNVVFDRAKGVFQGMIRVAPDAQKTDAKMACNTLLMSDDAEFSVKPELEIFADDVQCGHGATVTDIDANHLYYMMARGIPENKARAMLVNAFVAEIVEELEDEALVEALEGVISAWLEKHA from the coding sequence ATGAACATGCAGACGACGAGCCGCCTGACCGCGGCCGAGGCGGCGCTGATCGAGGCCTTCAACCAGCAGATCGGCGAGCTGCCGGGCAATGGCGCCGTGACGGCGCTACGCGATCGCCTTCTCGACGACCTGAAGAAGGCCGGCCTGCCGACGCGGCGCATCGAGGCCTGGCATTATACCGACCTCAAGAATCTCCTGCGCACCGTCCCACCGCAGGCGGGTGACGCCGGCTCGGAGGCTTTGGAGCCGCTCGTTACGGGCTCCTCGGTGCTGGCGGTGATCCAGGGCCATTCCAGCCAGAAGGCTGCCGCCGACGGCCTCGGTATTTCGGCCTATTCCGAACATCTGATCAACGGCTCGACCGCGGACGGCCTGGATGCACTCGGTTCCGATGACGCGATCGGCCGTATCAACGGCAGCTTCGTGCGCGACGGCTATGTTGTGGACGTGCCTGCCGAAACCGTGCTCGAAGAGCCGCTCGAAATCCAGTTCATCCATGCCGGCGGCCAGATACATACGCGCCTTCCCGTCTCCTTCGGCCCCGGCGTCAAGGCGACCGTCATTGAACGTCACCGCGCGGTGACTGGCGATGCCGCTTTCGTGTCTCATGTCAGTGACATCACAGTCGGCGAGGGTACGGAGTTGACCTGGATCATCCTGCAGCAGCAGGGCGCCGAGGATACGCATCTCGGCCAGATCCGCGTCGATCTCGGGGCCGATGCCAAGCTTCGTCTGTTCGTCATCAATGCCGGCGGCAAGATGGTGCGCCAGGAGCTGCATATCAAGGTGACGGGCGAGGGCGCGGATCTCACGCTGCGCGGCATCAACCTGCTTGGTGCCGAAAGCCATACCGACGTGACGATGGTGCTCGGCCACGACGTGCCGCATACCGGTTCGACCGAAGTGATCCGCAACGTCGTCTTCGACCGTGCCAAGGGCGTTTTCCAAGGCATGATCCGGGTCGCGCCCGATGCGCAGAAGACCGACGCCAAGATGGCCTGCAACACACTGCTGATGTCTGATGATGCCGAGTTCTCGGTCAAGCCCGAGCTCGAGATCTTCGCCGACGACGTCCAGTGCGGCCACGGTGCGACGGTGACCGATATCGACGCCAATCATCTCTATTACATGATGGCGCGCGGCATTCCGGAGAACAAGGCGCGGGCGATGCTCGTCAACGCCTTCGTCGCCGAAATCGTCGAGGAACTGGAAGACGAGGCCCTGGTCGAAGCGCTGGAAGGCGTGATCTCGGCCTGGCTCGAAAAGCACGCCTGA
- the sufC gene encoding Fe-S cluster assembly ATPase SufC: MLEIRNLHARIAEDGTEIIRGLNLTVKAGEVAAIMGPNGSGKSTLSYVLSGRSDYEVTEGDILYNGESILELDPAERAAKGIFLAFQYPVEIPGVATMQFLKVAMNEQRKARGEDELTTPDFMRRVKDAAGKLQINTEMLKRPLNVGFSGGEKKRAEILQMALLEPQLCVLDETDSGLDIDALKIVADGVNALRSPDRAVVVITHYQRLLDYIVPDTVHVLYKGQVIKSGDKTLAHELEANGYADIIGAAA, encoded by the coding sequence ATGCTTGAAATCAGAAACCTCCATGCCCGCATCGCCGAAGACGGCACCGAGATCATCCGTGGCCTGAACCTGACGGTGAAGGCTGGCGAAGTTGCCGCGATCATGGGGCCGAACGGCTCCGGCAAGTCGACGCTCTCCTATGTGCTGTCCGGCCGCAGCGACTACGAGGTCACCGAGGGCGACATTCTTTATAATGGCGAGAGCATTCTCGAACTCGATCCGGCCGAGCGTGCCGCCAAGGGCATTTTCCTTGCCTTCCAGTATCCTGTGGAAATTCCGGGTGTCGCCACCATGCAGTTCCTGAAGGTTGCGATGAACGAGCAGCGCAAGGCGCGCGGCGAAGACGAGCTGACGACGCCGGACTTCATGCGCCGTGTCAAGGATGCTGCCGGCAAGCTGCAAATCAATACCGAAATGCTGAAGCGTCCGCTCAACGTCGGCTTCTCCGGCGGCGAGAAGAAGCGCGCCGAAATCCTGCAGATGGCGCTGCTCGAGCCGCAGCTCTGCGTGCTCGACGAAACCGATTCCGGCCTCGATATTGACGCGCTGAAGATCGTCGCCGACGGCGTCAACGCGCTGCGTTCGCCGGATCGCGCCGTGGTCGTCATCACCCACTACCAGCGCCTGCTTGATTACATCGTGCCTGATACCGTCCACGTGCTCTACAAGGGCCAGGTGATCAAGTCGGGCGACAAGACGCTGGCGCATGAGCTTGAGGCCAACGGCTATGCCGACATCATCGGCGCGGCAGCCTAA
- a CDS encoding GIY-YIG nuclease family protein gives MSGFVYMMSDKPRGVIYTGVTSDLHGRIWEHRNEIQKGFTQKYRAKNLVWFEHHPNIVLAIQREKSLKRYMREWKIKLVEELNPTWMDLYERIDEIENIYRPHPNTREWSDYN, from the coding sequence ATGAGCGGTTTCGTCTACATGATGTCCGACAAGCCACGTGGCGTGATCTATACCGGCGTCACTAGCGATTTACACGGACGCATTTGGGAACATCGCAACGAAATCCAGAAGGGTTTTACGCAGAAATACAGAGCAAAAAACCTCGTCTGGTTTGAGCACCATCCGAATATCGTGTTGGCGATCCAGCGGGAAAAGTCTCTGAAGCGCTATATGCGTGAATGGAAAATCAAGCTCGTAGAGGAACTCAATCCGACTTGGATGGATCTCTACGAGCGGATCGATGAGATCGAGAATATCTATCGACCGCATCCGAATACGCGGGAGTGGAGCGATTACAATTGA
- the sufB gene encoding Fe-S cluster assembly protein SufB, which yields MAAVQETIDQVRLIDVDQYKYGFETVIEMDKAPKGLSEDIIRFISAKKQEPEWMLEWRLEAYRRWLTLEEPTWARVNYPKINFNDIHYYAAPKSTPGPKSLDEVDPEILKVYEKLGIPLKEQEILAGVEKPRIAVDAVFDSVSVVTTFKEELKKAGVIFMSISEAIREHPDLVRKYLGSVVPTSDNYYATLNSAVFTDGSFVFVPKGVRCPMELSTYFRINEKNTGQFERTLIIAEEGAYVSYLEGCTAPQRDENQLHAAVVELVALDDAEIKYSTVQNWYPGDKEGKGGIYNFVTKRGDCRGNRSKISWTQVETGSAITWKYPSCILRGDDSRGEFYSIAVSNGHQQIDSGTKMIHLGKNTSSRIVSKGIAAGVSNNTYRGQVSAHRKASNARNFTQCDSLLIGDKCGAHTVPYIEAKNSTAQFEHEATTSKISEDQLFYCLQRGIPTEAAIALIVNGFVKEVLQELPMEFAVEAQKLISISLEGSVG from the coding sequence ATGGCTGCGGTGCAGGAAACAATCGACCAGGTTCGCCTGATCGATGTCGACCAGTACAAATACGGTTTCGAGACCGTCATCGAGATGGACAAGGCGCCGAAGGGCCTGTCCGAGGATATCATCCGCTTCATTTCGGCCAAGAAGCAGGAACCGGAATGGATGCTGGAATGGCGTCTGGAAGCCTATCGGCGCTGGCTGACGCTGGAAGAGCCGACCTGGGCGCGCGTCAACTATCCGAAAATCAACTTTAACGACATCCACTATTACGCCGCGCCGAAGAGCACGCCCGGTCCGAAATCGCTCGACGAGGTCGATCCCGAGATCCTCAAGGTCTACGAAAAACTCGGCATTCCGCTGAAGGAGCAAGAGATCCTGGCGGGTGTCGAGAAGCCGAGGATCGCCGTCGACGCCGTCTTCGACAGCGTCTCTGTGGTCACCACCTTCAAGGAGGAGCTGAAGAAGGCCGGCGTGATTTTCATGTCGATCTCGGAAGCGATCCGCGAGCATCCGGACCTGGTGCGGAAGTACCTCGGCTCCGTCGTGCCGACGAGCGACAACTATTATGCGACGCTGAACTCGGCTGTTTTCACCGACGGTTCCTTTGTGTTCGTGCCCAAGGGCGTACGCTGCCCGATGGAGCTGTCCACCTATTTCCGCATCAATGAGAAGAATACCGGCCAGTTCGAGCGCACGCTGATCATCGCGGAAGAAGGCGCCTACGTCTCCTATCTCGAAGGCTGCACCGCACCGCAACGCGATGAAAACCAGCTGCATGCCGCCGTGGTCGAACTCGTCGCCCTCGACGATGCCGAGATCAAATATTCCACCGTCCAGAACTGGTATCCGGGCGACAAGGAAGGCAAGGGCGGCATCTATAACTTCGTCACCAAGCGCGGCGATTGCCGCGGCAACCGGTCGAAGATCTCGTGGACGCAGGTCGAAACCGGCTCGGCGATCACCTGGAAATATCCGTCCTGCATCCTGCGCGGCGACGACAGCCGCGGCGAGTTCTACTCGATCGCGGTTTCCAACGGCCATCAGCAGATCGACAGCGGCACCAAGATGATCCATCTCGGCAAGAACACGTCGAGCCGCATCGTCTCCAAGGGCATCGCCGCCGGTGTTTCCAACAACACCTATCGCGGCCAGGTTTCGGCTCACCGCAAGGCGTCGAACGCCCGCAACTTCACGCAGTGCGATTCGCTCCTGATCGGCGACAAGTGCGGCGCCCATACCGTGCCCTACATCGAGGCGAAAAATTCGACGGCGCAGTTCGAGCACGAAGCGACGACCTCGAAGATCTCCGAGGACCAGCTGTTCTACTGCCTGCAGCGCGGCATCCCCACCGAAGCGGCGATCGCGCTGATCGTCAACGGCTTCGTCAAGGAAGTCCTGCAGGAACTGCCGATGGAATTCGCCGTCGAGGCGCAGAAGCTGATCAGCATCTCGCTTGAGGGGAGCGTGGGTTAA